Proteins from one Candidatus Angelobacter sp. genomic window:
- a CDS encoding phage holin family protein: protein TMSASFKKFLHRWLINTFAVMVAVKTVPGIECSSIAALFGASLLLGILNVLLRPLLWLLSLPLVILTLGLFTLVINALLLYFVGSLGRSFVVANFWAAFWGSLVISLVSLALNSITGTSTRRIEFRRGKPRPGGNDGDGPVIDV from the coding sequence TGACGATGTCCGCGTCCTTCAAAAAATTCCTGCACCGGTGGCTCATCAATACTTTCGCCGTCATGGTCGCGGTCAAGACCGTTCCCGGTATCGAATGCAGCAGCATCGCGGCATTGTTCGGCGCGTCGCTGCTGCTGGGCATTCTCAATGTGCTCCTGCGGCCCTTGCTCTGGCTGCTTTCGCTGCCGCTGGTGATCCTTACGCTGGGACTGTTCACGCTCGTCATTAACGCGCTGCTGCTGTATTTCGTCGGCTCCCTGGGGAGATCGTTCGTCGTCGCCAATTTCTGGGCCGCCTTCTGGGGATCGCTCGTCATCAGCCTCGTCTCGCTGGCGCTCAACTCCATCACCGGCACCAGCACCCGCCGGATCGAGTTTCGCCGCGGGAAACCGCGCCCGGGCGGGAACGACGGCGACGGGCCGGTGATTGACGTCTGA
- a CDS encoding tRNA (guanosine(46)-N7)-methyltransferase TrmB translates to MNPPPTVSRDGTLIYRLTSILEPLEPGKLFLRAQPLEVELGSGDGSFAVQYAQRYSGRNFLAVERLLGRLRKIDRKGLRAGLANLRLVRIEASYFVEYLLPPETVTALHVYFPDPWPKRRHRKHRLVNERFAGLVYRTLAPGGTVYLRTDDEDYFAQMTAAFAAHANFLLTETPAELGGFITDFEKDFLAKGVATLRAAYQRR, encoded by the coding sequence ATGAACCCGCCGCCGACCGTCTCCCGGGACGGAACATTGATTTACCGGCTGACTTCGATCCTCGAACCTCTGGAGCCTGGGAAGCTGTTCCTGCGCGCCCAGCCGCTCGAGGTTGAACTGGGCAGCGGAGATGGTTCGTTTGCCGTGCAATACGCGCAACGGTACTCCGGCCGGAATTTTCTCGCGGTGGAACGGCTGCTCGGCCGGCTGCGGAAAATCGACCGCAAAGGATTGCGCGCCGGTCTGGCCAATTTACGGCTGGTGCGCATCGAAGCCTCTTACTTCGTCGAATACCTGCTGCCGCCGGAAACAGTCACCGCCCTGCACGTTTATTTTCCCGATCCCTGGCCGAAACGGAGGCATCGCAAACACCGGCTCGTCAACGAGCGCTTTGCCGGACTGGTTTACCGGACGCTGGCACCGGGCGGCACGGTTTACCTGCGCACCGACGACGAAGACTATTTCGCGCAGATGACGGCGGCATTCGCCGCCCACGCGAACTTCCTGCTCACGGAAACGCCGGCGGAACTGGGAGGCTTCATCACCGACTTTGAAAAGGACTTTCTCGCGAAGGGCGTGGCCACGCTGCGCGCGGCCTACCAGCGCCGTTGA